In Papaver somniferum cultivar HN1 chromosome 9, ASM357369v1, whole genome shotgun sequence, the genomic stretch AGAGAGATAAGGCGCATCAGACACATGTATATCACATGCACATCTCCTAGGGTGAAAAACGCAACAAGTTCGGCTACGTCaactaaaaagtaaaaacaaggGGACTAGGTTTTTCTCAGAAGAGCAACTAGACCTTGGATTCTCGACCGAAAGTCATTTTTCTAAGGTTCTTGAAAATACCTCATACCAAAAGAAAGAGGAATAAACGGAAACGAAAACTGAGCGATATATAGGGAGTGGGTATAAGATATGTGGTATTGACTTTAGCCTTTTGACGTTGTTTACGGAAACACAACAATGCGAAGAGGTATACTTTATCCAGTCAATCTGAACTGGTGTTACTAAGAAAACAAGAGATATTTTCGGTTATGCAGTCGGGTTGTCAGCTTTAGAAGTACTAGTCAGGGATATGAGACGCATGATACATATGTATATCACATCATGCACATCTCCCGGAGTATACGCAAAATACACTGATTTTACCTTAATAGGTTCTGTTTTATCAGTTGAGagagtaaaaataaaaaactactTAGTGGCCAAGGAACTAGACCAAAACCACCATAAGACCACCTGCATAAGGGTCTCCCCTAACTAGGTAAACATGAAATCTCCATGTCACAATGTCAACTCCTTCCCAAAAGAATTTGAACCTGATCTAGCACTGTCTTGTTTAGCGCTGAACCGAATCCTTTAACTAATTGAAAATACAACCAATGCATAACTAATTTAATGTTCCAAAGTCATGGTAATGGGATTGTTAAACAATGTTCACAAATAACAACTGTTTGATGCTTTAATGTTGAAGAGAGAGTATTTTGTAACTTACTCTTTCTCACCAAGCTTTACATTCATTCCTCCATATTCAGGTAAGAGGACAATTTCGCCTTCCTTTACACAGACAGGAATATGGTTCCCCTCTCTATCTTTAGCTCCCGGACCTACTGCAATCACTTTCCCAGAGTTCAACTGAACCAAACacaacaaataacaacctaaagaCATTAATCAACAGGCGATATAGTTTGCATGATCCAACTTAAATCAAATGTTATCTCAGCCTAGGTATTTTCTTTTAACTATCTATTTTAACAATTGATAAACAACGAAATGAAAATTGAAAAACTCATGAAGTTTAGTAAACAACGAAATGAAAATTGATAAACAACAATGTTACATGGATATAGAGGGAGAGAAAGAAGTTATTTTTGGAAGACTATACCTTGGCGGTTTTCTCAGGGAGTAAAATTCCGGCTGTGGTTTTGGAAGGAGGAACGATCTTCTCCACCAAAACGCGATTCAAAGATGGGATCAAACGCTTCGCCATTAGAGTAATTTTTGGAACAAATCGTCTGTAGAATGCGACTGATGATTAATTTCTCACGACTTTGAGGGTTTTAAAGAGGGATTCTTGGGTTTATGAGTTACTGCTATTAGGCAATTAGGGTTCGCTTGTACGGTTAGATATCAACTGGTGATGCCCCATGTTGACTACCACTAGGCACCAGCCCATGCCAAAAAGCAAAATTCCTCGGAAACTATGAAGCACCCACACGCGGATATTGGGGCCCTGTGTGTTCGACGCGCGTCCCACGCGGACACACGTGGACACCGACACGGTGCACATTTTACTAGTTGGGTAATCTAGTGTGCCACAAAATTAGTATAATAGTTAATTTCTTTACACGTAGACTAACCTAACAgcataaaattgagtttttttcatATAATTGTGTGATTAATGTATTTGATATAGCATAACATtatgattttagtatataaaaattatttaattagTACGTATATAAACATGTCTGTGTCCTGATGATTTTGAGTTTTGACGGTCCTTGTATCCGTGTCGTGTTGTGTCGTGTTTGTATCTTGTGTCCGTGTCAGTGGCTCCCagtttggaaaaagaaaaaacaaccatTTTACTATTTTACACGAACAAACCACAAACTCCCTCGGAGACCCGCTAAAGCCAATCACTATGAAAAGCAATTTCGCTTCGCTATAACTTAATTATAGAGTAATCCAACTACGATGGTCTTCCATATCGCTTTAGAGTAGCGATATTTCTTAGCTACACCTTAAAGTTGTGATACGCCGTGTAGCGAAGGGAAATCACGCGGAAATCGTGTCCTTGCTTTTCCTTTACCAACGGATATTGAGTATCCGTTTCTGGTTTTCACTATTTTATCCTAAAACTTCtctttttcacttttttaatTTACTAAAactttttttacctattatattatatctttttttttctcttaattatCTTTTAACCTATACAAATATTCTACGGTAAATAATTTAGGGAAAAAACGGAAAATGAGTTCTTGTTTTGCACTATTTGcacggaaactgagtttccatGTTGTTTAGCAAAGGGATACCTTTTTCCCGTAGTGAGATAACTTTTGGGCATTTGGCGACGCTTCAAATAAGGGATAGCTAAGGGATTCCCTTATCATTGTACTCGGCCTAATAAGTGGATGGTGAACCCACCAGAAAATGTGGGTCACATCTAAACAACCATGAGACCTAGCGTTTACATCTCAATCGGTTTTTGTGGAGTTTGTAGAGTAAGTTTGTTAATCATTAATGGAAAAAATAATATCACTAGTCCTGAGACTAGCTTTTACAGAGACTTATCGCTCGTGCAGCACAGATGCGTTTAAAATGGTCATGTGTCCATGTTAAATTCACGTTCGACAATTGGACGCGGGAGTCTCCGAGTCGGACACATCGATAATGTAAATGTATTGGACTGCAAATCCTGGAATGATGGTTCGAGCCCATCTTTGGCCTCTCCCCCAGTTCATAGATCCCCTGCTATGAGAACTTTCAGCATCAAAGGACGGTGATTGAGTTCTGGGAGTAGTGAGAGCATTTTAAGAGATAGCGTCCGTGATCAATGAGGTCATTAACTATCGTCTTTTATTTTCCGCTTCTTTTGAGTCTTAGATTCTTGGAGCAGATGGACCCTCGCCTATGAGTTAATCCAATTTTTAGACGCTGGAGTAGATCCTAAGGAGATCCCACTTccccatgaatttatcttgaatCAGGATCTTTTGGCTCaactttatccaagttttgaCGAGGGATCAACCCTGTTTTTCACCTTGAATTGGTCAAAATATGCCGAATTTCTTACTTTTCGTGGAGGAAAAGCACTTGCCATTCGTTGGTTATTAGGAGCATCCCAAAAACGTCCGGGTCGAAATATGGCTTTTAAATTAAGTTCTGAATTAGTGGATGCTTCCAAAGGGAGTGGTGATGCCATACACAAAAAGGAAGAGACTTATAGAATGGCAGAGGAAAATAGAGCTTTTGCACATTTTCGTTAATCCATGAACAAGATCTATATAGACACATAGATCCATGGATCCATACATCTCGATCGTAAAAGAATcaatagaaaaagaaagaatctATTTCATCTTCGGTGCCATTGCTGGAGTGATGGGAACATGCTTCTCAGTACTGATTCGTATGGAATTAGCACGACCTGGTGATCAAATTATGGGTGGAAATCATCAACTCTATAATTTTTTAATTACGGGTTACGCTTTTTTAATGATCTGTTTTATAGTTATGCCGGCGATGATAGGTGGATTTAGGAATTGGTTTGTCCCCATTCTGATAGGTGCACCTGACATGGAATTTCCACGACCGAATCAATTATTTTGACTGACTGTTTTTACGTAGATGATAATTAAAAAAGCAGTAGGAACTAGAATGAACAACGCTGATACCACATGCATATGTATATTCATAAAAACGCCTGAATTTTTATGTATGTATCATTTCATTAGTATATATGTTTATATTCCTACACAAATTTGTTATTCATCAACAATTTATTAGCAATGTTGAGAAACTATATTCATAGAATATACATTTTAGTGGAAAAAATCACTTATTTCTTAAAGTGTCTGTGTCCTAGTTTTTGAGAATTTATTCGTGTCCGTGTCATTGTATACGCATCAATGCTATTCACAGTCTAGGTAGCAACTCAGAGTACGACAAAAATTCGAATCGGTAAAAATGCGCACATTAATCGGCTAATTAGAATGCAAATTTGATCGAATATGCGGTCAAATACGCGGAATGCTGAAATAAATTGGAAATTCATTAATTCGTGTTTGATGTGTTTCACATATTCAAAATAGACACGAAAAATTCGGTAAAATCTAGTTAGTTACCTATACAAAATCTGCATGCAcatacataataaattatgaaatATCATTCTTTTAAACATCgacaaaaaaaattgattatttttatCTTCAAAATCGGATTAAAAAAGAACTTATGGTTAAGGttttgtgatatttcagtttaaatGAAGTATATATAATACATTCAATATTAACGACATGTCGACAGTGGATTTTTGACTAAGGTTACATTCGTaaaatcacatggagaattataTATCTCTGACCATATCAAAAACATAAGATATTTTATGTCTTCATGTTCCGAAAGTGGAGTGAATTACAATTTTGTCACCTCGTCAAAGTAATAATACATGACGGAAATAGCAGAGCTTCTTGCTCAAGAGCTCTCAACATTCCATGTATTTCATGCTGTGCAACTCAGTATTCCTTTTAATGCTCGAAATACATTTGAAATATGTCTAGCGCTATAACCATTCCCAGAATAATATTCAGAACAAACAAGATGTTGTCATCTAATGTCTGAATCAATTAATAGCTTCTAGACATGTTGTCTGTTAGTTCAAGGTGATTAATCAAAGCGCTTCTAGACAGGTTGTCTACTAGTACAAGGTGTTAATCTAGTGCTAATCTATTCGGATGGttccttaaaatatttttaaCGAATATGATATTCGCTTCTCATATCTCGATCATCTGAATATATTAAATGTTGCTAGACAGATTGTCTGCTAGTGTAAAACACTTAACTAATTTCTTTTATTGCCAAATTCCGGATGAATTCCTATAATAAATACACTGATTGACCTCAATATTTGTCTACTTCAATTCATGGATTTTCCCAGCCGAATCTCATGGATTAGTAATGAATTATTCACCTTCTTGCATATATAAGGGTCACACCGAATAAAAGGCACGGGTGTATTTAGCGATAATGCTCAaaggagcatccaaaaacatggaagAACTAGGATATATATGGAAGTTGGATCAAATAAGGAAAAGGAagagagagaaataataataaaataaggaaactgtGGGGTGGGTCCCATATGGCATGTCGGTCCCAcgcttctttttcctttttattttattataatttgaGTTTCCTCTTTCAAGGACTTCCTCTTTTGAGCAAAACTCCTTATTTCCGTATTTTTTCAAATCTTAATTCATGGACCATATGGTTGGTCCCGCAACCATTATGAACCATACAAATATTTTAATATGCTCTAATACTGGTCTTTCAAGCAAATATGAGAGTTTCGgtcaaactcaaattcttcataaaatggCCAAATAATGCTCGACGGATCATcacaaaataccaaaattctcaagaTTCGTCCGCGGACGACATGGCAACACGAGCATGCCACCATGGCTGGCCATGGTCGACTCCTTGGCTTCCAAAATCCGGTTCCACCTCCATCAATGATTAATTGcctaattaatattttggggttcatatttggttcaaactctctccaacaactTGGACCATCATCCATACACCATCAATTGGTTCCACGACCACCAATACCCGGTTCTTAGACCCTTGGTCGGTCCTCcctcttccataattaggttttactacctaatgctCGACAAAACactattttaattattattaaatACTAATTAATCATCTTTATAACAATTGCTCTGCAACTGACTTTGGTGTCAAGCATATGGGTGCCACTCGGTCGACTCATCACCATAATAGTCGGTTCCTTCCTCACTTATTGGTTGACTCTTGTTCAATCATTCATCgatcaaacaccaataatttttgtattgatccagcaatcaatattttaCTTAATAATTTAATAATTGGTTTTGTTACaatatttaattaatattttattgatttaATTATCAATTATTCTGCAAAGCAATATCGatttaactatcaatattttaatattgatccagctatcattATTTCATTGGTCCATCAACCAACACTCAGTTGGTTCACCAACCTGGTTCGACCATTCTTTTCATATTATAATCTCTCCTCGTCATTCGACCGACTCATGACATGTGAATCGAGACAAACCTTTCTATGATCATCTTCAATGGCTTCATGTCAAATGCTTGACGCATCAACGCAATGGTTTATGATCGATACAACAATCTCATTAAACCTGTATTTTTCAatccaagtcattcaactatcaTTGATGCTTCAGC encodes the following:
- the LOC113313263 gene encoding 10 kDa chaperonin, mitochondrial-like, with protein sequence MAKRLIPSLNRVLVEKIVPPSKTTAGILLPEKTAKLNSGKVIAVGPGAKDREGNHIPVCVKEGEIVLLPEYGGMNVKLGEKEYLLYGDQDILGILRE